Proteins from one Ornithobacterium rhinotracheale genomic window:
- a CDS encoding DUF59 domain-containing protein: MAELTNQQIHDLGEEMVKVFKTIYDPEIPVDIYELGLIYDAHISTAGEAKILMTLTTPNCPVAESLPAEVEEKIGNIDGVEKATVQITFDPPWSQELMSEEAKFELGML; the protein is encoded by the coding sequence ATGGCAGAACTTACAAATCAACAAATACACGATTTGGGCGAAGAAATGGTAAAGGTATTTAAAACCATTTATGATCCAGAAATCCCAGTAGATATTTACGAATTAGGCTTAATTTATGATGCACACATTAGCACAGCGGGCGAGGCTAAAATCTTGATGACGCTCACTACGCCCAATTGTCCCGTAGCCGAGTCGCTACCCGCTGAGGTAGAAGAAAAAATCGGAAACATCGATGGCGTGGAGAAAGCGACTGTGCAAATTACATTTGACCCGCCATGGTCTCAAGAATTGATGAGCGAGGAAGCAAAATTTGAATTAGGAATGTTATAA
- a CDS encoding SPFH domain-containing protein produces MITHFSFLVETSFGFVLLAIVILSFFGLWFIVKQQTSVVVERLGKFHSVRNSGLNFKIPFIDQIAGRVSLKIQQLDVVVETKTKDDVFVKLKVSTQYLVIKDKVYDAFYKLDDPQSQITSYIFDVVRAEVPKLRLDDVFEKKDDIAIAVKSELQEAMNDYGYDIIKTLVTDIDPDEQVKHAMNRINASERQKIAAQYEGDAQRILIVEKAKAEAESKRLQGQGIADQRREIAKGLEESVNVLNKVGINSQEASALIVVTQHYDTLTAMGTSNKSNLILLPNSPSAAGDMLNNMVASFSAANVIGEEMKKKTRENIQNSES; encoded by the coding sequence ATGATTACACATTTTTCATTCTTAGTAGAAACCTCATTCGGTTTTGTTCTTTTAGCAATTGTGATTTTAAGCTTTTTTGGGCTATGGTTTATTGTAAAACAACAAACTTCCGTAGTCGTAGAGCGTTTGGGGAAATTTCATAGTGTAAGGAATTCTGGATTAAATTTCAAAATCCCATTCATAGATCAAATCGCAGGACGCGTTTCATTGAAAATTCAGCAATTGGATGTAGTGGTAGAAACCAAAACCAAGGACGATGTATTTGTAAAACTTAAAGTTTCTACACAATATTTAGTCATTAAAGACAAGGTTTATGATGCCTTTTATAAATTGGACGACCCACAATCGCAGATTACATCTTATATTTTTGATGTAGTGCGTGCCGAAGTGCCAAAATTACGACTAGACGATGTTTTTGAGAAAAAAGACGATATCGCCATTGCCGTGAAATCTGAATTGCAAGAAGCAATGAACGATTATGGGTACGACATTATCAAAACTTTGGTAACAGACATCGATCCAGATGAGCAAGTGAAACATGCGATGAACCGAATCAATGCCTCTGAACGCCAAAAAATTGCAGCGCAATACGAAGGAGACGCTCAGCGTATTTTAATCGTAGAAAAAGCAAAAGCCGAAGCGGAAAGTAAACGCCTCCAAGGACAAGGGATTGCAGACCAGCGTAGAGAAATCGCTAAAGGTTTGGAAGAGTCTGTAAATGTGTTGAACAAAGTGGGTATCAACTCGCAAGAAGCATCTGCGCTTATCGTTGTGACTCAGCATTACGATACGCTCACTGCAATGGGAACAAGCAATAAATCAAATTTAATTTTGTTGCCAAATTCACCAAGTGCAGCTGGAGATATGCTAAACAATATGGTTGCCTCGTTCTCGGCTGCCAATGTGATTGGAGAAGAAATGAAAAAGAAAACCAGAGAAAATATTCAAAATTCGGAATCTTAG
- a CDS encoding heparin lyase I family protein: MAKFLASLLITFSLVFGLKAQSLKPFTERVNIQTECASPHQILNKEWVAIGINHPYNLMIDSTLLWQGKPSFRFELGAEDNTLSGYQAGTTKGRIELSHCFAQKSDFKRFSDSVSESKSVYFYGQTIYPQGSSGKFEFSIFLPSDFPNDASCIFAQWHGMPFSRLVKFPNGEVQQLSAQEFSALLSQMIFKKEQGFTKIPIVDKNGNPKLDAQGNPRFKAGTPNGYKVEQGGFPPLAFGFSNGYFYIKANSDAAWFSDKTDRTNANVAKLNVLESVKSRYKVSTLAYKMPIAEFPKNQWVTFKVDLAWSTYSPSQEKMLKNGFLDVEMQSFNQRKYIVKRLSLPMGRNDEQGYYFKFGIYRVGNSTTPVYYNLAGYSEKIN; encoded by the coding sequence ATGGCTAAATTTTTAGCAAGTTTACTCATCACATTTTCGTTGGTTTTTGGGTTAAAGGCTCAAAGCTTAAAACCCTTTACCGAGCGGGTAAATATCCAAACCGAATGCGCATCGCCACACCAAATTTTGAACAAAGAATGGGTGGCTATAGGCATTAATCATCCTTATAATTTGATGATTGATAGCACTCTGCTTTGGCAGGGGAAACCAAGTTTTCGTTTTGAATTGGGCGCAGAAGATAACACGCTTTCGGGTTACCAAGCAGGAACGACCAAAGGTAGGATAGAGCTATCGCATTGCTTTGCTCAAAAATCCGATTTTAAGCGATTTTCTGATAGCGTTTCGGAAAGTAAATCAGTATATTTTTATGGACAAACCATTTATCCGCAAGGCAGCTCAGGAAAATTTGAATTTTCGATATTTTTGCCCAGTGATTTTCCAAACGATGCATCTTGTATTTTTGCACAATGGCACGGGATGCCATTTTCTCGTTTAGTGAAATTTCCTAATGGCGAAGTGCAACAGCTCAGTGCGCAAGAGTTTAGTGCGCTTTTGAGTCAGATGATTTTTAAAAAAGAACAAGGATTTACCAAAATTCCGATTGTGGATAAAAACGGTAACCCTAAACTTGATGCACAGGGCAATCCACGATTTAAAGCAGGAACGCCCAACGGCTATAAAGTGGAGCAAGGGGGATTTCCACCTTTGGCTTTTGGTTTTAGCAATGGATATTTTTATATCAAAGCCAATTCCGATGCCGCTTGGTTTTCAGACAAAACCGACCGTACCAATGCAAATGTAGCCAAATTAAATGTGCTTGAATCGGTGAAATCTCGCTACAAAGTTTCTACCTTGGCGTATAAAATGCCCATCGCCGAATTTCCCAAAAATCAATGGGTGACATTTAAAGTGGATTTGGCGTGGTCTACCTATTCCCCGAGCCAAGAAAAAATGCTTAAAAATGGATTTTTGGATGTAGAAATGCAGTCCTTCAACCAAAGAAAATACATCGTGAAACGACTCTCGCTCCCAATGGGCAGAAACGATGAGCAAGGTTATTATTTTAAGTTTGGGATTTATCGTGTAGGCAATAGCACTACGCCCGTGTATTACAATTTGGCGGGTTACAGCGAAAAAATCAATTAG
- a CDS encoding (Fe-S)-binding protein encodes MLAQILFAFALLCGIGFFIFNIRKIKRNISLGRKINRTDHKNKRWQKTLLIALGQSKMMARPVAGILHITAYLGFFIINIELLEIVIDGLFGTHRAFGFMGSFYDALIGGFEILAALVIIAVTLFFVRRKFLSIHRFKILKGFPKTDAYLILIIEFFLMLAFLCMNAADFYLHQNQGIDLAGSFPISKHLFSGFKNLNETTLFIIERSAWWFHILGILVFLNYLYYSKHLHILLAFPNVWYSKLQPKGELDNLESVKKEVALMMDPNVDPFAVTPEPNTETFGAKDIFDLNRVQLLNAYTCTECGRCTAECPAHLTGKKLSPRQIMMKTRDRLEEVGKNIDKNKEFVPDNKTLLGDYITAEEIWACTSCNACTQACPIEIDPLSIIINMRQYLVMEKSEAPTELNHMMQNIENNGAPWQFNNADRMNWAD; translated from the coding sequence ATGCTAGCCCAAATTCTATTTGCCTTTGCCCTATTGTGCGGAATCGGATTTTTTATTTTCAACATTAGAAAAATCAAAAGAAACATTTCGCTCGGTAGAAAAATTAATCGTACCGATCATAAAAATAAACGATGGCAAAAAACACTTCTTATAGCACTTGGGCAATCCAAAATGATGGCTCGCCCTGTCGCTGGGATTTTACACATCACGGCGTATTTGGGCTTTTTTATCATCAATATTGAACTCCTCGAAATCGTAATCGATGGGCTTTTTGGCACCCACCGAGCTTTTGGATTTATGGGCAGTTTTTATGACGCTTTGATTGGTGGATTTGAAATTTTAGCGGCTTTGGTGATCATCGCTGTGACACTTTTTTTCGTCCGAAGAAAGTTTTTATCCATTCACCGATTTAAAATTTTAAAAGGCTTCCCCAAAACGGACGCCTACCTTATTTTAATCATCGAATTTTTCTTGATGCTTGCGTTTTTGTGTATGAACGCCGCCGACTTCTACCTTCATCAAAATCAAGGCATAGATTTAGCCGGAAGTTTTCCGATTTCAAAACATCTATTTTCTGGGTTTAAAAACCTAAACGAAACCACGCTTTTCATCATTGAACGCAGTGCGTGGTGGTTCCATATTTTAGGAATTTTAGTATTTTTAAATTATTTATATTATTCCAAACATTTGCACATTTTACTTGCATTTCCCAATGTTTGGTACAGCAAATTGCAACCTAAAGGCGAGTTGGACAATCTTGAAAGCGTGAAAAAAGAAGTGGCTTTGATGATGGATCCTAATGTTGACCCATTTGCCGTAACGCCAGAGCCAAACACTGAGACTTTTGGAGCAAAGGATATTTTTGATTTAAACCGTGTCCAATTGCTCAATGCCTACACCTGCACCGAATGTGGAAGATGCACCGCAGAATGTCCTGCACATCTTACAGGCAAAAAACTTTCGCCACGACAAATCATGATGAAAACGCGCGACAGACTCGAAGAAGTGGGCAAAAATATTGACAAAAACAAAGAATTTGTCCCAGATAATAAAACTTTGCTCGGTGACTATATCACGGCAGAAGAAATCTGGGCGTGTACTTCTTGCAATGCTTGTACGCAAGCCTGCCCAATTGAAATTGATCCGCTTTCCATCATCATCAATATGCGACAATATTTGGTAATGGAAAAATCAGAAGCACCGACCGAGCTCAATCATATGATGCAAAACATTGAAAACAATGGCGCCCCTTGGCAATTCAACAATGCAGACCGCATGAATTGGGCCGACTAA
- a CDS encoding MlaD family protein, translating into MKISKEIKIGLISIVSIGLFYWLFTFLNGKNVFTSGEIYYVVYKDVVGLLPTKPVNVNGLKIGSVEDIKIIEEKDNIHFVVKMVLDKKLHFSKNTVAEIYEPGLMAGKQVKLNIDYNGPEAKSGDTLKAANKESLMAMLSNKLQPTQNKLDSVLTTLNSTLGRFGNLADDQTNQNLKQVLASLDKTIHSLELTSNSARNLIQSTTKVTDKLDGDVKELTQNANNVMSTANTTLKKYGDVADKINATDFEKTLANLESSSQELKSFITKVDQADGTLNKLINDPAFYDNLNKTTKTLNTLLAEIKERPDKYIQFSVFGKKVRVKDTIK; encoded by the coding sequence ATGAAAATAAGTAAAGAAATAAAAATCGGGTTGATTTCAATCGTAAGTATCGGACTATTTTACTGGCTTTTTACTTTTCTAAATGGAAAAAATGTATTCACTTCTGGCGAAATATATTATGTCGTGTACAAAGATGTGGTTGGGCTTTTACCTACTAAACCTGTAAACGTAAACGGATTGAAAATTGGCTCGGTCGAAGACATTAAAATCATTGAGGAAAAAGACAACATCCATTTTGTAGTGAAAATGGTCCTAGATAAAAAACTGCATTTTTCTAAAAATACAGTCGCCGAAATTTACGAACCTGGATTAATGGCTGGAAAACAAGTAAAACTTAATATTGATTACAACGGCCCTGAGGCCAAAAGTGGGGATACTCTAAAAGCAGCAAATAAAGAATCTCTGATGGCAATGCTATCAAATAAATTACAACCTACACAAAACAAGCTAGATAGCGTACTTACTACGCTAAATTCAACTTTAGGAAGGTTTGGAAATTTAGCAGACGACCAAACCAATCAAAATCTCAAACAAGTGCTTGCTAGTTTAGATAAAACAATACACTCGCTTGAGCTCACTTCCAATAGTGCAAGAAATTTAATACAATCTACTACCAAAGTAACAGACAAGCTAGATGGAGATGTAAAGGAACTTACTCAAAATGCCAACAATGTAATGAGTACGGCCAATACAACACTTAAAAAATATGGCGATGTGGCTGATAAAATTAATGCTACAGATTTTGAAAAAACTTTGGCTAATTTAGAATCTAGCTCTCAAGAATTAAAAAGTTTTATCACAAAAGTAGACCAAGCAGACGGCACACTTAATAAACTGATTAATGACCCTGCTTTTTACGACAACTTAAATAAAACAACGAAAACACTCAATACACTTTTAGCTGAAATAAAAGAGAGACCAGATAAATACATTCAATTTTCAGTTTTTGGCAAAAAAGTTAGAGTAAAAGATACTATAAAATAA
- a CDS encoding N-acetylmuramoyl-L-alanine amidase, translating to MNFIIKNIFKTLFFTALTFFFFSNVNAQKRNDKFVLVLDAGHGGHDTGARGVVENEKDIALAVTLRVGKLVKDYFKNDVKVIYTRSSDVFIPLAERANIANRNHADFFISIHCNSARPGAYGTETYALGSDPKRANSNFSIVKKENSVILLEDDHKEKYQNFDGSPESLIGLTLMQNTHLDNSLKMAKYIEDNYINKDKRFSRGVKQAGFIVLWRTAMPSILTEIGFVTNPDEGRYLASSEGKDKTAESIFNAIKSYKKAWDLKRGVNNMNDTKKAAPPKAEPEKPVAGKIFKIQFLTSKRSFRQGAPQLKGLTNVEVVKENGIYKYFYGNTSFKSKSEANLRKVKARGFPDAFVVEFPTNENTGDGKKK from the coding sequence ATGAATTTTATTATAAAAAATATTTTTAAAACATTGTTTTTCACCGCTTTAACATTTTTCTTTTTTTCGAATGTTAATGCACAAAAGCGGAATGACAAGTTTGTATTAGTTTTAGATGCAGGGCACGGCGGACATGATACGGGGGCTCGTGGAGTGGTGGAAAACGAAAAAGATATTGCATTGGCGGTAACATTGCGTGTGGGAAAATTGGTAAAAGATTATTTCAAAAACGATGTGAAAGTAATATACACCCGATCTAGCGATGTTTTTATCCCACTAGCAGAGCGAGCAAATATAGCTAATAGAAATCACGCAGATTTCTTTATCTCAATACACTGTAACTCGGCTCGTCCAGGTGCCTACGGAACAGAAACTTATGCTCTTGGCTCGGATCCAAAACGAGCAAATTCTAATTTCAGTATTGTAAAAAAAGAAAATAGCGTGATTTTACTCGAGGATGACCACAAAGAAAAATACCAAAACTTTGATGGCTCGCCAGAATCGCTCATTGGGCTTACGCTAATGCAGAATACGCATCTAGACAATAGCTTAAAAATGGCTAAATACATTGAAGATAACTATATTAACAAAGATAAAAGATTTAGCCGTGGCGTAAAACAGGCTGGATTCATAGTCTTATGGAGAACAGCAATGCCATCTATCCTTACTGAAATCGGATTTGTAACAAACCCAGATGAAGGGAGATATTTGGCATCTAGTGAAGGGAAGGACAAAACCGCTGAATCTATCTTTAATGCCATTAAATCTTACAAAAAAGCGTGGGATTTGAAACGTGGCGTGAATAATATGAACGACACCAAAAAGGCAGCTCCGCCGAAAGCTGAACCAGAAAAGCCTGTGGCTGGAAAAATATTCAAAATTCAGTTTTTAACAAGCAAAAGAAGTTTTAGACAAGGAGCTCCACAATTGAAAGGGCTTACAAATGTGGAGGTAGTTAAAGAAAATGGTATTTATAAATATTTTTATGGAAATACCTCGTTCAAATCAAAAAGTGAAGCAAATCTGCGCAAGGTGAAAGCAAGAGGCTTCCCAGATGCATTTGTAGTAGAGTTCCCGACTAATGAAAATACTGGGGACGGAAAAAAAAAATGA
- a CDS encoding putative LPS assembly protein LptD encodes MEYKVYNRLIRIILIFIWGIGFAQQNKNTPKTNIKETNISKDSLKVDTVKTNSRALQSIVDYTSENVYHDLKNKKSYLEHDAHVQYTDIDISAEFIEINWETGMLYAEGKKDSIGRLIKPSIFKQGENTMEYDNFTYNIKTKKGTASNIRTQQNLGGDNGVVVAKLVKQYSDTVSGLRKVAFTTDEYFINKKDSVADYHLEAEVAKFIQGKDRKVVTGPVFMKIYNVTTPLALPFSFIPMGTDRSTGLLLPSFGERQDVGFYIQGAGIYVPLGDYMDITFTGDIFTKGSYGLHTRSQYKKRYKFSGDFSFDWERRVTGIKGLSSYSKSKLYRLYWSHRQDPKANPNLIFSANVNYTSSKFYRQGLSNYNLISGDVLRNTAQSSISINKTFPNTPFSASLNLSHSQTFGSGSGSSSSQNPVSFTLPSLVVNMSRIYPFAPKVGAKKGLLQNIGMTYNFNLQNLIQTNEDDVFTKKMFDDAKNGIKHSLSFNTGTTIFNYFPVSFGGNYQDVWYLKTIRKWYDKSAHKVENKDVNGFSTFRTFGVNTSIQTTLYGIKVFGSADDNKMIKAIRHVISPSVGFSYTPDFSAPSWGYYDSYINERGEQVLYSKFEGGIYGSPSRGLSESLNLSISNNLEMKIRSKQDSTGVKKIKIFDYLNLSTSYNFAADSLKLSPISINGATSVLNNQMRINFSATVNPYQVLVNGQNPYGVRINKFGKLNVTNYNIGLNYSLNDKTFGDRKIDYPRRGAIRNDVYYFDDQGYAQFLTPWNLSFGLNYSANKNLRGDVNKTTSLNISGRIAPTPYWDISGSTNIDLQTGQISYTRLALTRDLRSFRINFSMVPFGMYKTWNFFIGIKANFLSDALKYEERNFNSGRQPEF; translated from the coding sequence TTGGAATATAAAGTATATAATCGGCTTATTCGTATAATTTTAATATTTATTTGGGGAATTGGATTTGCTCAGCAGAACAAAAATACCCCAAAAACCAATATTAAAGAAACAAATATATCCAAAGATAGCCTAAAAGTTGATACGGTAAAAACGAATAGCCGTGCCCTTCAATCTATCGTAGACTATACTTCGGAGAATGTGTACCACGATTTGAAAAACAAAAAATCCTATCTGGAGCACGATGCTCATGTGCAATATACCGATATTGATATTTCTGCCGAATTTATCGAAATTAATTGGGAAACTGGGATGCTTTATGCCGAGGGTAAGAAAGATTCCATTGGGAGATTAATTAAGCCAAGTATCTTTAAACAAGGCGAAAATACGATGGAATACGACAATTTCACCTACAATATTAAAACCAAAAAAGGGACTGCATCCAACATTCGCACGCAGCAAAATTTAGGCGGCGATAATGGCGTAGTAGTGGCAAAATTGGTGAAACAATATAGCGATACGGTTTCGGGGTTGAGAAAAGTGGCTTTTACTACGGATGAATATTTCATCAATAAAAAAGATTCCGTAGCCGATTATCATTTAGAAGCCGAAGTGGCTAAATTCATTCAAGGAAAAGATCGAAAAGTGGTAACGGGACCCGTTTTTATGAAAATCTATAATGTTACCACTCCTTTGGCATTGCCGTTTTCCTTTATCCCGATGGGAACAGATCGTAGCACGGGGCTTCTTTTGCCGTCTTTTGGAGAGCGCCAAGATGTAGGTTTTTATATTCAGGGGGCTGGTATTTATGTGCCTTTGGGGGATTATATGGATATCACTTTCACGGGCGATATTTTTACCAAAGGTAGCTATGGGCTACATACGCGCTCGCAATACAAAAAACGCTATAAATTCAGTGGGGACTTTAGTTTTGATTGGGAGCGAAGAGTAACGGGAATCAAAGGATTGAGCTCTTATTCTAAAAGTAAATTGTATCGCTTGTATTGGTCGCACAGGCAAGATCCAAAGGCCAATCCTAATTTGATTTTCTCGGCCAATGTAAACTACACAAGTAGTAAATTTTACCGCCAAGGATTAAGTAATTACAACTTAATTTCGGGCGATGTTTTACGAAATACAGCGCAATCATCTATTTCCATCAATAAAACTTTTCCAAACACGCCATTTAGTGCGAGTTTAAACCTTTCGCATAGCCAAACTTTTGGTAGCGGAAGCGGTAGTAGCAGTAGCCAGAATCCCGTGAGTTTCACCTTGCCATCTTTGGTTGTGAACATGAGCCGAATTTATCCATTTGCACCCAAAGTGGGGGCTAAAAAAGGATTGTTGCAAAACATTGGGATGACTTATAATTTCAATTTGCAGAATTTAATCCAAACCAATGAGGACGATGTGTTTACCAAAAAAATGTTTGATGACGCCAAAAACGGAATCAAGCATAGTTTAAGCTTTAATACAGGAACTACGATTTTCAATTATTTTCCAGTAAGTTTTGGAGGGAATTATCAAGATGTTTGGTATTTAAAGACCATAAGAAAATGGTATGATAAATCGGCCCATAAAGTAGAAAACAAAGATGTAAACGGCTTTTCTACCTTTCGAACTTTTGGCGTAAATACCAGCATCCAAACAACATTGTACGGAATTAAAGTATTTGGTTCAGCAGATGACAATAAAATGATTAAAGCCATTCGCCATGTCATCTCGCCAAGCGTAGGCTTCAGCTATACGCCAGACTTTAGTGCACCATCATGGGGATACTACGACTCGTATATCAACGAGCGTGGCGAGCAAGTTTTGTACTCCAAATTTGAAGGTGGAATCTACGGAAGCCCCTCAAGAGGCTTGAGCGAAAGTTTGAATTTAAGTATCTCAAACAATTTAGAAATGAAAATCCGTTCAAAACAAGACTCTACGGGCGTTAAAAAAATTAAAATATTCGATTATTTAAACCTTTCCACCAGCTATAATTTTGCAGCCGATAGCTTAAAACTAAGCCCGATTAGCATTAATGGTGCAACAAGTGTTTTAAACAATCAAATGCGCATCAACTTCAGTGCAACAGTAAATCCTTATCAAGTACTAGTAAACGGGCAAAATCCATATGGCGTGCGCATCAACAAATTCGGAAAATTAAATGTAACTAATTATAATATTGGGCTAAATTACTCGCTAAACGATAAAACCTTTGGAGATAGAAAAATCGATTACCCTCGTAGGGGAGCCATACGAAATGATGTGTATTATTTTGATGACCAAGGGTATGCACAATTCCTTACCCCTTGGAATTTATCTTTTGGGCTAAATTATAGTGCCAATAAAAACTTGCGTGGAGATGTGAACAAAACCACCTCGCTCAACATTAGTGGTAGGATTGCACCAACACCTTATTGGGACATTTCGGGAAGCACCAATATTGATTTACAAACGGGGCAAATCAGCTATACGCGTTTGGCACTTACTAGAGATTTGCGTAGTTTTAGGATCAATTTCAGTATGGTGCCGTTTGGAATGTACAAAACCTGGAATTTCTTTATCGGAATCAAGGCTAATTTCCTAAGCGACGCATTGAAATACGAAGAACGAAACTTTAACTCAGGCCGGCAACCCGAGTTTTAG
- a CDS encoding RidA family protein — MKKVNTTKAPAAIGPYAQAVEHNGILFVSGQIPINPENGELLQGIEVETHQVMKNLQAILAEANTDFSKVIKATIFLKDLNDFATVNEIYGSYFSEGNYPARECVQVAKLPKDVSVEISVIAAV, encoded by the coding sequence ATGAAAAAAGTAAATACTACAAAAGCCCCAGCAGCCATTGGGCCTTATGCACAAGCAGTAGAACACAACGGAATCCTATTTGTTTCAGGGCAAATCCCTATCAATCCAGAGAATGGCGAATTGTTACAAGGAATTGAGGTAGAAACACACCAAGTGATGAAAAACCTTCAAGCCATTTTAGCAGAAGCCAACACCGATTTTTCTAAAGTAATCAAAGCGACCATTTTCTTAAAAGATTTAAACGACTTTGCAACAGTCAACGAAATTTACGGTTCTTATTTTTCTGAAGGCAATTACCCTGCTCGCGAATGTGTACAAGTAGCAAAATTACCGAAAGATGTAAGCGTAGAAATTTCTGTAATTGCAGCAGTTTAA
- a CDS encoding ribonuclease HII produces MQRFYQTEKLEVGCDEAGRGCLAGPVVAGAVILPPDFKNLDLNDSKQLSKKKRNQLREIIEREALAWAVAFVSPQEIDEINILNASILAMHRAIDKLSLKPEFIAVDGNKFKKYQDLPHQCCIKGDANYMSIAAASILAKTHRDEYMEKLAQLFPEFNWDKNMGYPTKAHRAAIEEFGATLHHRLSFKLLPQQLKLDL; encoded by the coding sequence ATGCAACGATTCTACCAAACCGAAAAACTCGAAGTAGGTTGTGATGAAGCGGGACGAGGTTGTTTAGCAGGGCCCGTGGTCGCAGGCGCCGTGATTCTACCGCCAGATTTTAAAAATTTGGATTTAAACGATTCCAAACAGCTCAGCAAAAAGAAACGAAATCAATTGCGTGAAATCATTGAGCGGGAAGCTTTGGCTTGGGCGGTAGCTTTCGTGAGTCCGCAAGAAATCGACGAAATCAATATTTTAAACGCCAGCATTCTTGCCATGCATCGAGCGATTGATAAATTAAGCCTAAAACCTGAATTTATTGCAGTAGATGGTAATAAATTTAAAAAATACCAAGACCTTCCGCACCAATGTTGCATCAAAGGCGACGCCAATTACATGTCCATCGCGGCGGCTTCGATTTTAGCCAAAACCCACCGAGACGAATACATGGAGAAACTGGCGCAACTTTTTCCCGAATTTAATTGGGATAAAAATATGGGCTATCCCACCAAGGCACACCGAGCGGCCATCGAAGAATTTGGAGCCACTTTGCACCATAGATTAAGCTTTAAACTTCTACCGCAACAGCTTAAATTAGATTTATGA
- a CDS encoding metallophosphoesterase, with translation MNRRKFLTTTGLGLAGIGLGTGLYTWQWAPYQLEFTHTPMPIKNLPSELEGKTLMQISDIHIGKRFDPKYIVESFKKAKKYNPDFVVYTGDYVTTHHDKILYPLLLNTMKHCVYGKLGTIAILGNHDYGKNFQEAKEGDKVAKTLESLNIKVLRNESTAIENLNFYGFDDLWGTNFKPKKTLENLNLDQANLVLCHNPDVCDLPIWKGYDGWILSGHTHGGQCKAPFLPPPILPVKNKRYSAGKIDLEDGRTLYINRALGCSYPIRFNVPPEISLFTLQRA, from the coding sequence ATGAATCGTAGAAAATTTCTCACTACCACAGGGTTAGGATTGGCAGGTATCGGGCTTGGCACGGGGCTTTACACATGGCAATGGGCACCGTATCAACTAGAATTTACGCACACCCCCATGCCGATTAAAAATTTACCTTCCGAATTAGAAGGCAAGACTTTGATGCAAATTAGCGACATCCACATTGGGAAAAGATTTGACCCAAAATACATTGTGGAAAGTTTTAAAAAAGCTAAAAAATATAATCCTGACTTTGTGGTGTATACAGGCGATTATGTGACGACGCACCACGATAAGATTTTGTACCCGCTCTTGCTCAATACGATGAAACATTGCGTGTATGGGAAATTAGGGACCATTGCGATTTTGGGTAATCACGATTATGGTAAAAATTTTCAAGAGGCAAAAGAAGGTGACAAGGTTGCAAAAACTTTAGAATCATTAAATATCAAGGTTTTAAGAAATGAGAGCACCGCAATCGAAAATCTGAATTTTTATGGTTTTGATGATTTATGGGGCACTAACTTTAAACCTAAAAAAACACTTGAAAATCTAAATTTGGACCAAGCCAATCTCGTGCTTTGTCACAACCCTGATGTGTGCGATTTACCAATCTGGAAAGGCTACGACGGCTGGATTCTTTCGGGGCATACCCATGGCGGACAATGCAAAGCACCGTTTTTGCCACCACCGATTTTGCCCGTAAAAAACAAAAGATATTCGGCAGGAAAAATTGATTTGGAAGACGGTAGAACGCTCTACATCAACCGTGCATTAGGGTGTTCCTACCCGATTCGTTTCAATGTTCCGCCAGAAATCAGTCTTTTTACTTTGCAGCGCGCTTAG